The genomic interval CTTTTGCACCATCTAATTTCACCTCACAACAAtactggaatttcccctcgcgggacaaataaaggaatattgaattgaaaaCGTTGGTTTCATTCCCCCTCTTGGTCCAAAATTATGTCATAGGGAGAaatcagtttgtggaatatctcattcattcaaactgaatGAATGTACCACAGAatgtaccacagactacacttGTGAACATTGAGATCGTGGGGGATTACATATATCTGGATGttcacctcaaccacaaactggactgggcaaacaacacagatgtcctgctcAGGAAGAACCAAAGTCTTAAACCAAAgtctgcacctgctaagaagaccGAGGACCTTTGGAGTGTGGAGGACACTATTACAAAAATTTTTATGACTTTGTGGTGGCATCTGTGGTTTTCCATGCAGTGGAAAGAAAGAACGttaccacaggtccttcattcctacaggtcagactgtttaactccagcatctttcacacacacacacacacacacacacacacacacacacacacacacacacacacacacacacacacacacacacacacacacagtgttgataCCACAGGAAGCTGCTAAATCACAGAACTGACTGCTTATGTACATGTGTCTATAAAGTCAGGAATCCGTTGAGCTCACAGTAAAGCACCAATCAGGATGCTCcacccatctgtgtgtgtgtgtgtgtgtgtgtgtgtgtgtgtgtgtgtaggctccAAAGCAGATGTTCAGCACACAAATCACCAGCttcttcctctcgctcttcctGCAGGCGAtgctgcagaggtcagaggctGAAGGTGGAGAACTGAGGTGGAGACTGTACACCTGCGAGTGATTATTCAGTCTGAGGCGAAGTGAAAATAATCAGTCAATAAAAAGATAAGTTGATTGGTTGACAGACAGTTGATTGGCAGCTATTTTGAtcatgtttagcaggtgtaatatTCACCATATTCAGCTTCTAAGAGTGGTATTATGATTGAAAGTTACTAACTACATTTACTCAGGTAAATTTTAGGTACTTTACTGCAgaagtattttcttttcacactactttcttcttctgcgtTCATCAGCTTTAGTCACTACAACCCTGATAGTCAAAGTCTGGACTCTGAAACATCAAtaaccagaatcaatcatcaataatcaaactgttcactgacagcagcttcatgtcgTCACATCCTTcattcaatcatgtgttcacctttcgtacccaatcatgatcctctcacctgtcaccaatcagcctgtttacctgtggaatgttccaaacaggtgttttcggagcgttccacatctttcagtctgtgaaacgtgtcgctgcatcagaCTCACAATAGGGCAACCGATTGTGAATTGTTAGCGACACTGTCAATAACAATTCGTTACGTCACAATTTGCAggacgtgtgaaaagtaatggaattGTGTGACTGTCCAGCACAAagcgggacatctggtcacTGTAATACACAAtaacagatatttacagaaatcaatgaggctgaggaggaagaacattaaatatattgactttgagctggtTTCAGGTCCGTttctgtcagagaggatcagatcaggtgatcacctctgattggttgatgtttcacagctgtttggAGTCAGAGTGGTTGTGACTTTATAGATTAAGATCTTTCACACATAAATAGTTCATAAAAATATGGaatcatctgatgtttgatcttctcagatgtttgatctgctgcttttcctctcaatgatctgaatgtgtttggaatcatgtggagctttggactgttggttggaccaaacaaacatggtgaaggcgtcactttgggctcattgtcaccacatttctcactattttcacaatgtttccgAAGCAAACGATCAATTGATTGATGGAGGagatgatcagcagattgatccagaatgaaaagaatcattagtttgagttaaaatgagtcttctgctaagaagactgaggtcttTTGGAGTTTGTAGGacactgtaaaaaacattttatgactctgtggtggcatctgcagttttccatCCAGGTTtttctgctggggctgtggaaggTCTGAGACGGATAGGAAAAGATTAACcaactggtcaggagagctggctctgtcctggactgccgtcaggacaccatcgaggaggtgggtgagaggaggatgttagccaggctggCATCGATGGGATGGACCACCCATCCCACCCTCTGCATGATGCTTCTCATTGGCTAAAAGATGAACCACTGGGTTAATCATCAGTGAAAATGACCATTAGTTGCAGCTATTGTCAAATAAACAAGTAGTCATATAATAATTTCAACAGGGGATGTGATGTCACATGTCAGTCAAGCTGTGTGGGAGGGACTAAGATCTGTCAGAGTAAGTATTTGTTTAAAGTATGTAAACTGCTATTTAGAGGAgcaaatgaagaagaggaagagtggTTTGTTTAAAGTATTACAAATTtaacaatcaatcaataaatcatccGATTGTTCAAAGAATACTTAAACACAACTACAACAAGTTCGACTGACAGTTGATTAAAGCTTTTGGGATCACAGTATTACAATAACAATGATTCCAGATAATATCTGAAGTCACTGCTGTGGTTCAATACCACAAGTGTCTTCAAAGGCGATTTTGGCAAAGAGTTTAGGAGAAATTTATTCGAGTCCCAGTGGTTTTCCATTTTGAACATCAGAAGTAATGCTCAGTCTGTTCCCTGACAAAGTATGCAGAGAAGTCTGTGAACGGTGCTGCTGCAGTCTCAACACACACCAGCCATGAGGCCTTGCATAGACACAAGTACGGCAGCTGGGATGTGTCAGTGCGGGAAGCAGATGTGCTAAAGATGCTGCTTTTGAAGAGTCACATGAGAGCAGGAAGCAGGACAGGCTGCATCTGAATGTGAGTATTTTGATTTAAAGACAGCAGCGCAGAGTGTTTGACCAGGAGTTCACGACCTGCCCGAcgagcaaaaagacaaaaaaatgaaaatatttccaaaaaacaacaaaaaggaacAAAGAAACGGAGAAAGTCACTGAACTAAAACCCTGAGAGAATATTTAACACGAGAGCAaagttcagtctgcagtgaacGTTTGACCTGCAGCTTCACTTTCAACTGCAAAGAATGAAGGTCAAGGTCACAGGAAGGTCAGCCTGTCaatcagcaaaacacacacacacacacgcacacacacacacgcacgcacacacgcgcacacacacacacacgcacacacacgcacgcacacacacgcgcacacgcacgcacgcgcacacacgcacgcacgcacgcacgcacacacagctggtgtgtgtgtgtttagtctgTCAGGCTTTAAATTAACGCTCCTGCTTCTTGAACAAACACGGCAGAAAATTCTCAAGCAAACTTTTGAGTCGTTCATGGAAAGAGCGACTCATGACGCAGTGATGTCATCGACACGGCCCCTGTCTTagtgtgacatcatcaacagCAATCTGTCCTCGCTGCCCTTTCCTACGTTCAGCCTTCAgcaacacctgcagacacacacacacacacacacacacacacacacacacacacacacctgacatcagcaacacaaacactcacccaCATAACTGAGCTCAcgtgtgtgtctcaccttgtCAACAAAGTGCGTCATTAAGgtaacctgtgtgtgtctccaacCGTGTCCACCTGTCCTGCTCCAGAGGGCGGGGCTATACCTgcaacagccaatcaggaacAAGACTTTACACAGGTGATTCTAACAGAAGTTATtgtaaatgagtgaaaacaatTGTAACACATCATTTACTGTAAGTTTACTGTCATCTGTAATTGGCTCTGGCACCTTCGGTCTCTTTTCCTGACAAACAGCTGCAACACGCCCACATGATGCCCCGTCAGCCAAtgggagaaggagaaacacaggTCGCCATGGCTCCAGGGTGGAACTATTCGGACGGCCAGCCGAGCACCGCGGACGCTCCTCTGTCCTGCCTTCAGCTCCGGGATGGACAGGTACTGCCCACCTGAGAGGCAAAATTCATATATATTAATACTGGAGTTCAAATTCTTGTCAGCGTTAATGACTTtaataggctctgtgcacaagcctcgtgacgtacttccgattccgcctgaaatcggcaaaccagtttccggtttgcttccctctccagtcaaaacagcgctaaaataaatacaaggaatgaaaaatgaatcaacatccacgaaagaagacgaagtataatgtgagagggacttttaagttccagaagacggtgggtggctctaatgagcactgttgtgtgacactttgtgccagctcaagtcgcagcgagcttagcttccactgcttcccgaaggacaccgaacttcgtgcacagtggctgcagaaaatatgcagaacgggattttcggtaactcagcatacgaaggtatgcagccgacatttcgaaaatgcccaaattcgaaatacccccaaaggtagacgggttttagcagcaaacgcagtgccaacactgtttgaatggaacagctacacagcaaccaagacaagagccggtgtttgggatcgccgccctcgactgacatcaagccgagAAAcctcacctgtgccctgatctttgtctgacactgaaatggacataaagtcaacacagttagcacaacaagtaacagtaaagaacatacgttgctaacgtcagctagtcatcacaatgaactttacaagatgcctgtCAAtgatatctatcaacgatgttcatcgtatcgtggatgcccactctcctgctccgaagagcaaacgggaaaaagggtttcgtctctacatctctagttacgttcaccagtacgaggataagtgatttattggtgacgttagctgactagctgacgttagcaacgtgctaattttttagttttgtgtttgcttcgtatgttctttactgttgctaactgttaccgaaaatcccgttctgcatattttctgcagccactgtgcacgaagttcggtgtccttcgggaagcagtggaagctaagctcgctgttatagcgacttgagctggcacaaagtggcacacaacagtgctcattagagccattcaccgtcttctggaacttaaaagtccctctcacattatacttcgtctcctttcgtggatgttgattcatttttcattccttgtatttattttagcgctgttttgactggagagggaagtaaaccggaaactggtttgccgatttcagacggaatcggaagtacgtcacgaggcttgtgcacagagcctataGTGctacttctacttctacttctacttATCTTTTCTTAAAAAGGTCAAGGTGTACAGTGATTCACAACAACCCGTAGATGTTTTCATATTATTGCTTTACTTTACATTTGTCTCTCGGCTATAGTTACTCATTACTttcagattccttcctgtccacTGAAAAGCttgtatctccagatgtgttgactGTTCATTGACTGACCATGAACTGTAGGTGTGTGAGCAAAATCATTCTTTATCATTTTATTGCAATGTGGGTCAAGCTGATATGCCCGAGTAACTCAACAACAGGGGAcaggacattattttatttgtttattttgtgatgCATACGTATGTAgacctttaaaagacatttttatatTGACATAATGTACAAGCAGAATGTCTCTGTTGTATTGGTTGtccctcttatggacataatctgcaaaaatagatatttgaatggtttgaatcaatgttttttttagaaaaaataatTGAACATGGGGCCACATGGGGGTGCTTGTGATGCAGAAGGTGCATGTTCGTTTTTAGTGGGCAGCtaagagaaaggagaagagagagggaggaccgTACAGCAAGCTACTGGTTAGCCACAACCATTGGACCAAAAACCCACTACTAACTTACGTGGGTGAAGACCCTCCCATGAAAACGAAGGGCGACGCCAGAATAAGTTGAAAAAAATCGTCATCATATATTAGAAATACACAGGTCATATATTAATTAAATATgataaattgtgtgtgtgtgagttttacCGGCAGGGTTGTGAGTCGTCTCCCAGTATAgatctccgtctctgtctgacATCCAGTCACACAGTCCACGATCGAAGGTACAGCGGAGCACACCAACctctacaacacacacaaacacacacacgtggttAGCCAAAAATGGAGCCATTATTCCTACAGGAGCCCAGAGAGgacaaaatactgcatttacACCTCTACTACAACAGCCCGCCCATGGGTCACCAGAGTGTTCAGTGGTTCGCCCATTTAGTGACAGAACTGCTGTGTCAAAGGTTTGACTCGTGCCATTCATTGTCggaaaacaaatttaaaaaaatgtgtgattCGATTgatgcaaaacattttttttgaaaTGATTATGACCGAACATGGCCTCAATAGGAAGATTTAAGCCTAAATAGAAGTATAGTTGGCCTACAAATAGATTGCCTGAATATAAATTCAAATATTTATGTTGATAAATGTAGTACAAAGCCTTTTTGGGGAACACCTGGACATACTGTTGGAAAAcatatgtaaaatatgaattttcTGTGGTAAATTATTGAAGTTGGGCCAGGCTAAGGGCGCATGCTGTGGTTCCTTTATGTTTTCCAGCTCATAAGTCCCAGATATCGTCACCTGCAAGCATCTCTCAAGAAAATATTTAGGCAGAAATGAaaaccttctacttcagtgtgttcaaacttctgttCCTTGATGTCAGCAGCACTTAAAGTGATTCTGCCTGTGGGAGATACAAGTTCCGAGTGTTATCTTTGAAAAGAGACCGAAACCATGCAGCGACTCCAGACGGTTCgagaacagctttcagtttacttcagATGTACTTTAGATGGCCTTTTAGGCTAAtttacacagaaatgaatgaaacaaaccaGAACTTCAGGCCAACAACATTCTGCTTCAGCTGcttaaaatgttacattttagCTGAGCATGAAAGCCTctaaaatatttcagcattATTTCATGAATATGACTTTGGCTTTTCATGGAATAGcttgtaaaaatgaaatcacaagCTCAAAGTTGGATTGGCAAACCCGGAGTGAAGAGCCCATCAGTAACCTGCTTTGTGAGTCCGGCCCCTGATCAGTGTTTGTTCAGAGTGTGAGTGAGGACGTTCACATGTGTTAGCGAGCTGGAGGTCAGACTGAACGTGAGCACACCTCAAATGTCGCTGATAATCCCTCAGTGCTCAGGAAaattgtgcacacacaaatacagtaacTATGGTAGTTCCAAGCTGAAATTGGGGGACAGACCAGCAGTAGCAGGTCCTGCTGAGGTTGAGGACGTCACGGTTTGAGTCTCTCCACGTTAGGTCACTTTCAGGTTGGCTACTAACTCTCTGGCTCACGAAGAcgactaaaacacacacacacacacacacacacacacacacacacacacacacacacacacacacacacacacacacactcaccaggATCATCTCCGGCGTCCTTGGCTGTGTTTCCCAGCTCGATGTCAAACTCCCACACGTGGTTATAAGTGGGGTGTCGAGGGACTgcgacacacacagacattcaacatgtaaaataatggtgtgtgtgtgtgtgtgtgtgtgtgtgtgtgtgtgtgtgtgtgtgtgcacgcgtccTCACTGTGCACGTCTCCTCTCTGTCGGTGTGTCACCTCCTTATTAAGCCTGTTGTTCACTGTGGTCGTTAGCAGGGAGGTGCTGCTGGGCCTCGTGCTTGTTGGTTCCTCTGTAGATTGAGGAATAGTTGGAGTAGTAATAGTAAGACTTGAAACAGTAgttgcagtagtagtagtagtaatagtagtaggATGAGGAGTTGTACGAGTTGAAGTATCCAGTTCAGTTGTAGTTGGCAGCATTGTTGAGGTAGTTGTACCAGCAGTGGTAGTAGTAGCAGGCATTTTACTTGAAACAGCAGTGaaggtagtagtagtagtagtagtagtagcagcagatGTAGTGGTAGGAGTAGGTATTGGCGTGGTTTTGGTAGAAGTAGATGTGGCCGTGGTGGTTGCTGACATTGTAGTGGTCGTCATTCGCACAGCAGTAGTGTTGGTGGTACTGGtagcagtggtggtggtggtactGGTAGCAGTGGCGGTGGTGGTGAGGCGGGTGGTGGTTCTTGCAAGTGCTGGACTTGTACTTCTTGGTCTCTGAGGCTCCAGCGTGACTTTGAGGACAGCTGGGAGAAAACAGACACTACAGCTGAACTTTGTCAGTGACGTACACCGAGAGCTGTGTTTCCACCACAACgtaaaaagctttattgcccTTTTCAAGACGTTTTTTAAGATGTTCTGCAACTGCCAAATCTCGAGGTAATATTACAGCAGTGAACTTGTTCGTAAGGACTCTGACGCCATTTTCCTGTTGCTAATCTGACACATAAGTGACAAGTTTCCAGAAAAGGTCCCTCCTTGgattctctctgtgtttcatcgGGAGTCACCTGAACTGTCAAAGCAACTTTTCAGAGGAGtccgagaagaagaagaaggtgttGACAACTGCCAAAGAGCCCCGTGAAGGTGCTGTTACCTGTACAGCTGCTGTCCTTACACCTGCACTTTGGAGAGGCCGGATTCAGAGAACAGAACGGCCGAGTGTCCTTATCTgtaagacaaagacagacgCTGTCGCTCTGGAGGTATGACACTTGTGTTCTGCTGTACTTTCTGTTTGTTGGACCTTCAGAAGACACTGTGACAGTCGATGAACTGAGATGACCTCTGCTGGACAGAAGACTGCTTTGAGATATGGACGGATAacatcagtgctggaggaaaaaAGCTCAGAGTCTGGTGAGATCCTGCGTGGACAGAAGCAGACCTGGTCCATCTGACTCAAACTGGATCCAGTCCCACATCAGCTTCCCGTATTCACAAAGCTTCTTAGAGTCCTCTGACAGAGCTCCTAACGTAGCCTTAAAACTGCGAGCAAGGAATCTGAGCTTAAGAGTGATTCAGGAAGTGTGtgagagcaactctgagcaaggaGGGAACAGAAACTTCGATCTGAGTGAGGAGATGTGGCTGACCCCGTTGATAGGTATGACGCAGTCTTCTAaaggctgtgattggttgttacaaaaagggaaagagacaaaaatgaatGGACGGTAAAATCAACCCATCATATATTTGGACTGTATTAAGAAACGTGGAATCGTGACATTAATTTCATGAAActcagcaaaatgaaatgaattgtgacactaattcaaaatgtttgaacgGACCTCGTTCACATGCCGGTTGTATTGATTGGCttactgttctgttttctgtccatgtGGGTAATTTTACTCCTTCATGTATTTGATATTAATGGTGGACGCAGACTCAGCAGTCAGCACCTCCTGTGACTGCTGGCGTCCTTATAAAAAGCGGTTTGGTTTGGCAGAAAGACCAAAACAACTAACGAAATggataaaaagagaagaagaagccaaaCCGGACACGAGAGCAGCCTGCTGTCGGCACAGCTCGtggatggaaataaaacagtattaaaGGGAAACTGGGTCCCGGGATCACAGCCCACAGGAAGAGGCAGCCTTGGGAGCGCACTGCCGCAGATCAACGCGTCGTTCGCTCTCCTTTACGACGAGCGACAGACGAGTGTGAGAAGCGCTGCTACGTGCTGCAATCCCAAGCGAGAGCATTACTGCGCTGGGTGGGACAAGTAAGCTCATCCCTGATGAGGTCAAGCACAAACATTATCCCTGCACGATCGAGCCGGCAGCGTCTTATTAAATCACTGTTCAATTCGAGGAAGATTTTTCTGAGAATGACGTCACAAAGAGCTGCTTTTAGCCTCAGGATGTTTTGTGAATACGGGCCCTGATGTGAGTCTGTGTCTCCACAGAACTGAATacaacataacacacacagcctcaccgACGCAGGAGTACCGTCCGTTGATGTACGCGAGTTTGAAACCGAGGTGACATTTACACATGAAGCTCCCAAACGTGTTGACACACTTCCTGCGACGAGGACACACACCTccgccaaacacacactcatcaatgtctgcagagagacagagagagacagacagagaggttgAGGATGAACCTCATCTCGGTCGACATCTCGTCATCCAGCAGCAAAGTGAAACAGGCTGACTGACCGATGCAGGTGCGTCTGTCTGGTCCAATCTGTAACCCTGGCGACGGACAGGTACATCGGACCACCCCCTTGATGACCTCACAGCCGTACTGACAGTTGGCATGGTAACAGGTGCGAGCATCTTCAAGTACAAACATGCATGTAATCAGT from Chaetodon auriga isolate fChaAug3 chromosome 24, fChaAug3.hap1, whole genome shotgun sequence carries:
- the LOC143316737 gene encoding nephronectin-like — its product is MPSRVSLLLLSAVCMWSQSQRLDDDSWTDQTVSPNGLCRYGNSVECCWGWRQMDKERCQPHCQQGCKHGECVGPERCKCHPGYTGMACNQDLNECGVKPRPCKHRCMNTPGSYKCFCLDGYAAQPDGSCRNARTCYHANCQYGCEVIKGVVRCTCPSPGLQIGPDRRTCIDIDECVFGGGVCPRRRKCVNTFGSFMCKCHLGFKLAYINGRYSCVDKDTRPFCSLNPASPKCRCKDSSCTAVLKVTLEPQRPRSTSPALARTTTRLTTTATATSTTTTTATSTTNTTAVRMTTTTMSATTTATSTSTKTTPIPTPTTTSAATTTTTTTTFTAVSSKMPATTTTAGTTTSTMLPTTTELDTSTRTTPHPTTITTTTTATTVSSLTITTPTIPQSTEEPTSTRPSSTSLLTTTVNNRLNKEVTHRQRGDVHIPRHPTYNHVWEFDIELGNTAKDAGDDPEVGVLRCTFDRGLCDWMSDRDGDLYWETTHNPAGGQYLSIPELKAGQRSVRGARLAVRIVPPWSHGDLCFSFSHWLTGHHVGVLQLFVRKRDRRYSPALWSRTGGHGWRHTQVTLMTHFVDKVLLKAERRKGQRGQIAVDDVTLRQGPCR